From Gouania willdenowi chromosome 18, fGouWil2.1, whole genome shotgun sequence, one genomic window encodes:
- the LOC114480200 gene encoding immunoglobulin kappa light chain-like, with product MTCAHFVLSLICLLSIAQETCQSSSSSLYQERRLISVNVGDNVTLQCLYEDDDDASLIYWYKQPLGKQPKIISTYLKYKKEGTFHDEFLNNTRLTLNMTDNTLYLKISDVKASDSATYYCLKYSYQFKMQFSEGTTVVVKDANSFINAFVQQSDSETIHSGQSVTLKCTASTGSCDGEYSVYWFKNSEDHHPSLIYTQSDNSDQCERKTNKTHTCVYNLSLNNLDQSNAGTYYCAVTVCGRIVFGNGARLKLKDKSTPEYILSAALFLSTTLVIVLTYLIYKMHKKTSRGSTASVTEDISQRTEDLNYAALSFNPPSRSHTQRQNECVYSGVNMS from the exons ATGACTTGTGCACACTTTGTCCTCTCTCTGATCTGTTTGCTCAGCATCG cTCAAGAaacctgtcaatcatcgtcCTCGTCTCTGTATCAGGAGAGACGTTTGATTTCAGTTAATGTTGGTGACAATGTAACTCTGCAGTGTTTatatgaggatgatgatgatgcatcATTGATCTATTGGTACAAACAGCCTCTGGGGAAACAACCAAAGATAATTTCTACATAccttaaatataaaaaagaaggAACGTTCCATGATGAATTTTTGAATAACACACGCTTAACATTAAATATGACAGACAACACTTTATACCTAAAAATTTCTGATGTGAAAGCTTCAGACTCAGCTACTTACTACTGTTTAAAATACAGCTATCAGTTTAAGATGCAGTTTTCAGAGGGAACCACTGTTGTTGTAAAAGATGCAAATTCTTTCATTAACGCTTTTGTCCAACAATCAGACTCTGAGACAATCCATTCAGGACAATCAGTGACTCTAAAGTGCACAGCATCCACTGGGAGCTGTGATGGAGAATACAGTGTTTACTGGTTCAAGAACTCTGAGGATCATCATCCAAGTCTCATCTACACCCAAAGTGACAACAGTGATCAGTGTgagaggaaaacaaataaaacacacacctgTGTCTACAACCTGTCATTGAACAACCTGGATCAGTCTAATGCTGGAACCTACTACTGTGCAGTTACTGTGTGTGGACGCATCGTGTTTGGAAATGGAGCCAGACTAAAGCTCAAAG ATAAATCAACTCCAGAGTATATCTTGAGTGCAGCTTTGTTTCTCAGCACCACACTGGTTATTGTTCTAACTTATCTAATATATAAGATGCATAAGAAAACAAGCAGAGGATCCACAG CATCAGTCACAGAG GACATCAGCCAACGCACAGAAGACCTGAACTATGCTGCTTTGAGCTTTAACCCACCCAGCAGATCTCACACTCAGAGACAGAACGAGTGTGTGTACTCTGGTGTTAACATGTCGTAG